Proteins from a single region of Nitrospirota bacterium:
- the pglZ gene encoding BREX-1 system phosphatase PglZ type A, whose amino-acid sequence MNIERIKERLAELFLKHRVVFWNDPEREFEEMLPSMGFDGPDGNDDINILRPEMIGQLKTKVIIELERPGDKFLVYSAAEIPRPEDDWLLDVRLYSYQFYADTASMIVEELGLRTHSLREHIAKRKKFFANRQRMAQLKKIIAPGDRSEDIDRKILAVLVKADSDRFFDIIHSLYTSFPFEEGLDSIPARFVDIQKMELEDVFWRFAREAFGYQSEQPNTRHLLTCLLVSDLHISIGPALPENVRQFVLPGNFGRDAAVCMSEWRDSVKMAASYDCLSEMVAEAVCIERYLKDVMDLDNDDKVFDAIKGAVTFFAVEKLCAGRIKTYVREHRDTLDKDSIISFCRLRQEKHWANRRLGDEYIPREALWSVYEAIIAATTFIDRKNSFPRGFSYANSKGIFDAYITDLHEFDRQYRLFSEYAGIADSKGWAVLKDLKDEMEDLYQNWFLETLAILWEEKASLDNWCIDGVTNQYDFFGKYPERKAGDKNAAVFVIVSDALRYEAGVEVSEALNGRYRFKARIEPMLGCVPSYTALGMAALLPHTRLVISDKGDVLVDGRPCAGIEQRSDILSVKKGLAIKCEDLIRMSREDARELVRGKNIVYVYHNTIDALGDDARTENKTFSAVHKAIDEVCDIVSFVMNQLNARFVFVSADHGFIYSEKSPDATIRNTGRDSDIKFNGEIFKTNKRFITGKKISGNEDVHRGNVSLTAGISSEKDMQFVVPKGISLFYFTGGARYFHGGMSLQEVVIPVITVEQVRGDEKDKTREKTVGLQVLGQDHRITTGRHRFEIIQTDAVSERIRAVTYKIGIYAGNEPVSDIQTLKFDSVSQEMVDRKKEVVLTLKNMAFPVGKQYRLIFRNAATDIEDMSIPVRIDRAFTSDF is encoded by the coding sequence ATGAATATTGAACGTATAAAAGAAAGACTGGCAGAACTGTTCTTAAAACACAGGGTCGTTTTCTGGAATGATCCCGAAAGAGAGTTTGAGGAAATGTTACCCTCTATGGGGTTTGATGGCCCGGATGGAAATGACGACATCAATATCCTGCGGCCTGAAATGATCGGACAGTTAAAGACCAAGGTGATTATAGAGCTTGAGAGGCCAGGTGATAAGTTTCTTGTATATTCTGCCGCCGAAATCCCGCGGCCTGAAGATGATTGGCTTCTTGATGTGCGGTTATACAGCTATCAATTTTATGCGGATACCGCATCCATGATTGTTGAGGAGCTTGGATTAAGGACCCATTCTTTGCGTGAACACATAGCCAAACGAAAGAAATTCTTTGCCAACAGGCAAAGGATGGCTCAGCTAAAAAAAATAATTGCGCCGGGGGATAGGTCGGAAGATATTGACAGGAAGATACTGGCAGTGCTGGTGAAGGCGGACAGTGACCGCTTTTTTGATATAATTCACTCATTATATACCTCCTTTCCATTTGAAGAGGGGCTGGACTCCATACCTGCAAGATTCGTTGATATACAAAAGATGGAACTGGAGGATGTGTTCTGGAGATTTGCGAGGGAGGCCTTTGGTTATCAGTCTGAACAGCCTAACACGAGACATCTCCTGACATGTCTTCTTGTGAGTGATCTTCATATCTCTATCGGCCCTGCCCTGCCGGAGAATGTACGGCAGTTTGTATTACCCGGTAATTTTGGACGTGATGCCGCGGTCTGCATGAGTGAGTGGCGTGACAGCGTAAAGATGGCTGCATCGTATGATTGTCTTTCTGAGATGGTGGCTGAGGCTGTCTGCATTGAGCGATATTTGAAGGACGTCATGGATCTGGATAATGATGATAAGGTTTTTGATGCGATAAAAGGAGCTGTCACATTCTTTGCAGTGGAGAAATTATGTGCCGGCAGGATCAAGACTTACGTCCGTGAGCATCGGGATACGTTAGATAAAGATTCTATCATTTCTTTCTGCCGTCTCCGTCAGGAAAAGCACTGGGCAAACCGGCGGCTTGGCGATGAATATATTCCAAGGGAGGCGTTGTGGTCGGTCTACGAAGCGATTATTGCCGCGACAACTTTTATAGACAGGAAAAACAGTTTTCCTCGCGGATTCTCTTATGCGAATTCAAAAGGGATTTTTGATGCATACATCACGGATCTTCATGAATTTGACCGTCAATATCGTCTTTTTTCCGAATATGCGGGCATCGCAGACTCCAAAGGCTGGGCAGTGCTCAAAGACCTCAAGGATGAGATGGAAGACTTGTATCAAAACTGGTTTCTTGAGACCCTGGCGATTCTATGGGAAGAAAAGGCAAGTCTGGATAATTGGTGTATTGACGGTGTAACCAATCAGTATGACTTCTTCGGGAAATATCCTGAACGTAAGGCCGGTGATAAAAACGCGGCAGTTTTTGTAATTGTCAGTGATGCTCTGCGTTATGAGGCGGGTGTTGAGGTCAGCGAAGCCCTTAATGGACGATATCGTTTTAAGGCCAGGATAGAGCCGATGCTTGGATGTGTCCCTTCATATACAGCACTCGGTATGGCGGCTCTTCTGCCGCATACGCGTTTAGTAATTTCAGACAAGGGTGATGTACTTGTTGATGGTAGACCATGTGCAGGTATCGAGCAGAGAAGCGATATATTATCTGTGAAGAAGGGACTTGCTATAAAGTGCGAAGATTTAATCCGCATGAGCCGGGAGGATGCTCGGGAACTCGTGCGCGGTAAGAATATCGTTTATGTATATCACAATACGATTGATGCCCTGGGTGATGACGCCAGGACTGAGAACAAAACATTTTCCGCAGTGCACAAGGCTATTGATGAAGTCTGCGATATAGTCTCTTTTGTAATGAATCAGTTGAATGCAAGATTTGTCTTTGTTAGTGCGGATCACGGGTTTATCTACAGTGAAAAATCCCCGGATGCGACAATTCGTAACACAGGCCGGGACTCAGACATAAAATTTAACGGCGAGATTTTCAAAACGAACAAGCGTTTTATAACCGGGAAAAAGATCTCAGGAAATGAGGATGTTCATCGCGGCAATGTCTCTCTTACGGCCGGCATTTCATCAGAAAAGGATATGCAGTTCGTTGTGCCTAAAGGGATAAGCTTATTCTATTTTACAGGGGGAGCGCGGTACTTCCATGGAGGTATGAGCTTGCAGGAGGTAGTGATCCCGGTTATTACGGTCGAGCAGGTGCGGGGCGATGAAAAAGACAAAACGCGGGAAAAGACTGTTGGATTGCAGGTTCTGGGGCAGGACCATCGTATTACGACAGGAAGGCATAGGTTTGAGATTATTCAAACCGATGCCGTGTCTGAAAGGATCAGGGCAGTTACTTATAAGATCGGGATTTATGCAGGCAATGAGCCGGTAAGCGATATACAGACCCTAAAATTCGACAGTGTATCTCAAGAGATGGTTGACCGTAAGAAAGAAGTTGTCCTGACATTAAAGAACATGGCATTCCCGGTTGGTAAGCAGTATCGCCTGATATTCCGTAATGCTGCTACTGATATTGAAGATATGTCAATCCCTGTGAGGATAGACAGGGCTTTTACCAGCGATTTTTAA
- the pglX gene encoding BREX-1 system adenine-specific DNA-methyltransferase PglX — protein sequence MNKSRLKTYAPAAREEFIKAVTDRAHYYGISKEKAEPCTVQGDFAFIGGRAFPKGIAAARNLLLDQIKKSSFPQVIEEVAYTWFNRIAAIRFMEVNGYLAHGYRVLSHPEGHAEPEILEKAQFIERLDGLEKEEIIRLKMEAGKDNELYRRLLIAQCNDLNAAMPFLFERLDDPTELLLPDNLLNTDSVIRHMVSEIPEDDWKEVEIIGWLYQFYISEKKDALMKAKKAYRTEDIPAVTQLFTPNWIVKYMVQNSLGAKWLATYPASGIKENMEYYIEPAPQDEDVRARLKEITPEAINPEELTVLDPASGSGHILVEAYDLLKQIYLERGYREKDIPALILTRNLFGLEIDERAAQLSGFALMMKARVDDREIFRKDVSPNVICIKSGSGMVVHFKEAKELIALFENASTFGSLIRVPDDLKRKLPEIKEIADKMKSGDMLEQKEAEVVTGLLKQAVLLSRHYDCVIANPPYMGGKGMNATLKEFARSQYPDTKSDLFAMFIERGFEMAKDGIGYNAMVTMQSWMFLSSFEKMRYKMFEMSAIRNMVHMSNGVMGIAFGTNATVWINKKIQQYKGSFSFVDYSDLIEENIPREFPIKNDRLKDASSDDFKKIPGSPIAYWVSEKIRYIFENSNVFETYATPRQGLGTTNNDVFTRCWVEVNKYKINFGCKDKKEALQSQAKWFPYSKGGGFRKWYGNDVDVVNWEYDGQAIRKALIGKNPNIPRSETHYFKEGITWGLITSAKFSARYSVEGGIFDVGGSKAFPPKNLIHYFLGLLNSKLTELFLIIVNPTLNFQVGDLKRIPVVGIENITQQIKRIIEKIINIAVMDWDAFEISWNFRELAILRMNDSDGKTFNAYHNYRIYCHQITDQMKKLEEENNRIFIEAYGLQDELTPDVPIEEITLFANPHYRYKGDLTDDARETRFKEDTMKELISYAVSCMMGRYSLDIPGLVYAHTGNNEFDANKYETFPADEDGIIPITEREWFEDDAACRFIRFIETAWDKKGLDSNLDFIADAIGRKSGESSREVIRRYFADGFFKDHCQTYKNRPIYWLFSSGKEKAFQAIVYLHRYNEGTLSRMRTEYVLPLQTRISRQIEHLEKDRDAVSGSAANKIQREIIELRRQQAELLKFDELLRHYADKKIRLDLDDGVKVNYAKFGSLLTDVKKISGVKEEEDAATD from the coding sequence ATGAATAAAAGCAGGCTTAAAACTTATGCCCCTGCGGCGCGGGAAGAGTTCATAAAGGCGGTCACTGATCGGGCACACTATTATGGGATCTCTAAGGAAAAGGCCGAGCCCTGTACTGTCCAGGGCGATTTTGCCTTTATTGGCGGGCGGGCATTTCCAAAAGGGATTGCGGCTGCCCGCAATCTCCTGCTTGACCAGATTAAAAAGTCCTCCTTCCCTCAGGTTATTGAAGAGGTTGCCTACACATGGTTTAACCGTATCGCTGCCATCCGTTTTATGGAGGTGAACGGCTATCTCGCCCATGGCTATCGCGTGCTAAGCCATCCCGAAGGCCATGCTGAGCCGGAGATTCTTGAGAAGGCGCAATTTATTGAGCGGCTGGACGGCCTTGAGAAAGAGGAGATCATCAGGCTTAAAATGGAGGCCGGTAAAGATAATGAATTATATCGCAGGCTTCTTATAGCCCAGTGCAATGACTTAAATGCGGCCATGCCGTTTCTCTTTGAGCGCCTTGATGACCCGACTGAGCTTCTTCTGCCGGACAATCTCCTCAACACTGATTCTGTTATCCGGCACATGGTAAGCGAGATTCCGGAAGATGACTGGAAAGAGGTTGAGATCATCGGCTGGCTCTATCAGTTCTACATCTCTGAGAAAAAGGATGCGCTTATGAAGGCGAAGAAGGCGTATAGAACTGAGGACATTCCGGCGGTCACCCAGCTCTTTACGCCGAACTGGATTGTAAAATATATGGTGCAGAATTCGCTTGGCGCCAAATGGCTTGCCACCTATCCTGCTTCAGGGATAAAAGAAAATATGGAGTATTACATTGAGCCGGCGCCGCAGGATGAAGATGTCAGGGCCAGGCTCAAAGAAATCACCCCGGAAGCGATTAATCCGGAAGAGTTGACGGTTTTAGACCCGGCCAGCGGCTCAGGCCATATCCTGGTTGAGGCGTATGATCTCCTGAAGCAGATTTATCTTGAGCGCGGATACCGCGAAAAAGACATCCCGGCGCTCATCCTGACCAGGAACCTTTTTGGTCTGGAGATTGACGAGCGTGCTGCCCAGCTTTCCGGGTTTGCCCTGATGATGAAGGCAAGGGTGGATGACAGGGAGATATTCAGGAAAGACGTTAGCCCCAACGTTATATGTATAAAGAGCGGCAGTGGCATGGTAGTGCACTTCAAAGAGGCAAAGGAATTAATCGCGCTGTTTGAAAATGCCAGTACATTCGGCTCACTTATAAGGGTGCCTGATGATTTAAAAAGAAAACTGCCGGAGATAAAGGAAATAGCTGACAAGATGAAATCCGGCGACATGCTTGAGCAGAAAGAGGCAGAGGTTGTTACTGGTTTATTAAAGCAGGCAGTCTTATTGTCAAGGCATTACGACTGCGTGATTGCCAACCCGCCGTATATGGGTGGGAAGGGAATGAACGCTACTCTTAAGGAGTTTGCGAGGAGTCAATATCCGGACACAAAATCAGACCTGTTTGCAATGTTCATCGAGCGTGGGTTTGAGATGGCAAAGGATGGAATCGGTTATAATGCAATGGTGACGATGCAGAGCTGGATGTTTCTGTCTTCGTTTGAAAAGATGCGTTATAAAATGTTTGAGATGTCAGCCATACGGAATATGGTTCATATGTCCAATGGGGTGATGGGTATAGCATTTGGAACTAATGCAACAGTGTGGATTAATAAGAAGATTCAGCAATATAAAGGCAGCTTCTCTTTTGTAGATTATAGCGACCTGATAGAAGAGAACATCCCCAGAGAATTCCCAATCAAAAATGATCGCCTAAAAGATGCGTCTTCTGACGACTTCAAAAAGATCCCCGGCTCGCCAATCGCGTATTGGGTGAGTGAGAAGATTAGGTATATATTTGAAAATAGCAATGTTTTTGAAACCTATGCAACACCTAGGCAAGGTTTAGGTACTACAAACAACGATGTTTTTACAAGGTGTTGGGTTGAGGTTAACAAATACAAAATCAACTTTGGATGTAAAGATAAGAAGGAGGCCTTACAATCTCAAGCTAAATGGTTCCCTTATTCAAAAGGTGGAGGATTTAGGAAATGGTACGGAAATGACGTTGATGTTGTCAATTGGGAATATGATGGGCAAGCCATCAGAAAAGCTCTGATTGGTAAGAATCCAAACATACCAAGATCTGAAACCCATTACTTTAAGGAAGGAATAACTTGGGGGCTAATTACAAGTGCAAAGTTTAGTGCAAGATATTCAGTTGAAGGAGGGATATTTGATGTAGGAGGTTCTAAGGCGTTCCCACCTAAGAATCTTATTCATTATTTTCTTGGGTTGCTAAACAGTAAATTAACAGAATTGTTCTTAATAATAGTAAATCCCACTCTCAACTTCCAAGTTGGCGATCTTAAAAGAATTCCAGTGGTGGGTATTGAGAATATAACGCAACAAATCAAACGGATCATTGAGAAAATAATTAATATTGCAGTCATGGACTGGGACGCATTCGAAATATCGTGGAATTTTAGAGAACTGGCGATATTACGTATGAATGATAGCGATGGTAAAACTTTTAATGCGTATCATAATTACCGTATTTACTGCCATCAAATAACCGATCAAATGAAGAAGCTCGAAGAAGAAAACAACCGCATCTTCATCGAGGCATACGGCCTCCAGGACGAGCTTACCCCCGATGTCCCTATCGAGGAGATCACGCTTTTTGCTAACCCGCACTACCGCTACAAAGGCGATCTTACGGATGATGCACGTGAGACTCGCTTCAAAGAAGATACGATGAAGGAGCTTATCAGTTACGCGGTTAGCTGCATGATGGGCCGATATTCTCTGGATATACCGGGCCTTGTGTATGCCCACACAGGGAATAATGAGTTTGACGCGAATAAGTATGAGACGTTTCCTGCTGATGAGGACGGCATCATTCCCATCACCGAGCGCGAATGGTTTGAGGATGATGCAGCGTGCCGGTTTATCAGGTTTATTGAGACCGCATGGGATAAAAAGGGTCTGGATTCCAATCTGGATTTTATCGCTGATGCCATAGGCAGGAAATCCGGAGAGTCAAGCCGTGAGGTCATCCGCCGGTATTTTGCTGATGGTTTCTTTAAAGACCATTGCCAGACCTATAAGAACAGACCTATCTATTGGCTTTTCTCAAGCGGCAAGGAAAAGGCATTCCAGGCGATAGTCTATCTGCACCGCTATAATGAAGGCACTCTGTCCCGTATGCGTACTGAATATGTACTGCCGCTCCAGACCAGGATTTCACGGCAGATAGAGCATCTTGAAAAGGATAGAGATGCTGTGTCAGGGAGTGCTGCGAATAAGATCCAACGAGAGATAATCGAATTGCGAAGACAGCAGGCTGAGCTCCTGAAGTTTGATGAGCTTTTGCGCCACTACGCGGACAAAAAGATCAGGCTTGACCTCGATGACGGAGTCAAGGTCAATTACGCAAAATTTGGTAGCCTTCTGACTGATGTAAAAAAGATCTCCGGGGTAAAAGAGGAAGAAGATGCAGCTACCGATTAA
- a CDS encoding putative DNA binding domain-containing protein gives MQLPININDLLTARTVEWERLEFKAGWNPEAVLHTMCAFANDIHNLGGGYIVIGVAEKDGRSVLPPKGRYRNRRIGEFLKELDMTEGRGTGFPKLLQAIKRNDSPLPIFHTDEDRTYFLVELPIHPRFLELPKVTEQVTPEVTPEVTPEVLRLLSVFKGDMDRRSLQNKLALKAEKNFRLLYLRPALDIGLIEMTIPDKPNSRLQKYRLTSHGKRMLEQP, from the coding sequence ATGCAGCTACCGATTAATATCAACGATTTATTAACTGCGAGAACCGTTGAATGGGAGCGGTTGGAGTTTAAAGCTGGATGGAACCCGGAGGCTGTGCTTCACACTATGTGCGCCTTTGCCAATGATATTCATAATCTTGGTGGTGGCTACATTGTTATTGGGGTAGCAGAAAAAGATGGGCGTTCTGTATTGCCTCCTAAGGGAAGATACCGTAACCGCAGAATAGGAGAGTTTTTAAAAGAACTTGATATGACAGAGGGGCGCGGAACAGGATTTCCGAAGCTTTTGCAGGCAATAAAAAGAAACGACTCTCCTTTGCCGATTTTTCATACAGATGAAGATCGCACTTATTTCCTGGTAGAATTGCCCATTCATCCAAGGTTTCTTGAGTTGCCTAAAGTTACAGAACAAGTCACACCCGAAGTCACACCCGAAGTCACACCCGAAGTACTGCGTTTATTAAGTGTATTTAAAGGAGATATGGACAGACGGTCATTACAGAATAAATTAGCTCTTAAAGCGGAGAAAAATTTCAGGTTACTATACCTGCGTCCAGCATTGGATATAGGGTTGATTGAAATGACGATACCTGACAAGCCTAATAGCCGTTTGCAAAAATATCGGCTAACTTCGCATGGCAAAAGAATGTTGGAACAACCATGA